From the Billgrantia sulfidoxydans genome, one window contains:
- the prpD gene encoding 2-methylcitrate dehydratase, whose translation MSTTVERNVRPDYDPELQMIADYVLDYRIESEEALDTARNCLIDTLGCGLLALRFPECTKHLGPLVEGTVVPHGARVPGTSFRLDPVKAAWDIGCIVRWLDYNDTWLAAEWGHPSDNLGAILAVADYLSQKRVAQGEAPLTLRDVLEAMVKAHEIQGVLALENSFNRVGLDHVVLVKVASTAVAAHLMGASREQLLSALSHAWADGQSLRTYRHAPNAGSRKSWAAGDATSRGVRLADIALRGEMGIPGVLSAPQWGFYDVLFSKTNKDQALKPEGERKLRFQREFGTYVMENILFKIAFPAEFHAQTACEAAVRLHPQVKGRLEEIERIVITTHESAIRIISKEGELANPADRDHCLQYMVAVPLIFGDLTAEHYEDDFHRQHPLIDTLRDKMEVREEPRYTQEYLAADKRSIANAIQVYFGDGSATECIEVEYPLGHRRRRDEGIPILEEKFRRNLATRFPAGRCERIFSLCSDRAQLEATPVHRFVDLFVI comes from the coding sequence ATGAGCACCACCGTCGAACGCAACGTCCGTCCCGATTACGACCCTGAACTGCAGATGATCGCCGACTACGTTCTCGACTATCGGATCGAGAGCGAGGAGGCGCTGGATACCGCACGCAACTGTCTCATCGATACCCTGGGCTGCGGCCTCTTGGCGCTGCGCTTTCCGGAATGCACCAAGCATCTGGGCCCTCTCGTCGAGGGTACGGTGGTGCCTCATGGCGCGCGTGTGCCCGGCACCTCTTTTCGCCTGGATCCGGTCAAGGCCGCCTGGGACATCGGCTGCATCGTGCGCTGGCTCGACTACAACGACACCTGGCTTGCCGCCGAGTGGGGGCATCCCTCTGACAACCTGGGTGCCATTCTCGCCGTGGCGGATTACCTCTCGCAAAAGCGAGTCGCCCAGGGCGAGGCACCGCTGACCCTGCGCGACGTGCTCGAGGCGATGGTCAAGGCGCACGAGATTCAGGGCGTGCTGGCGCTGGAAAACTCCTTCAACCGGGTCGGGCTGGATCATGTGGTGCTGGTCAAGGTGGCATCCACGGCGGTAGCCGCCCACCTGATGGGGGCGAGCCGGGAGCAACTGCTGTCGGCGTTGTCGCATGCCTGGGCCGACGGGCAGAGTCTGCGTACCTATCGCCATGCACCCAACGCCGGCTCGCGCAAGAGCTGGGCCGCGGGAGACGCCACGTCTCGCGGCGTGCGCCTGGCTGATATTGCCCTGCGTGGCGAGATGGGGATCCCCGGGGTGCTCAGCGCACCGCAGTGGGGCTTCTACGACGTGCTCTTCTCCAAGACCAACAAGGACCAGGCGCTCAAGCCGGAAGGGGAGAGGAAGCTTCGCTTCCAGCGCGAATTCGGCACCTACGTGATGGAAAACATCCTGTTCAAGATCGCCTTCCCGGCAGAGTTCCATGCGCAGACGGCCTGCGAGGCCGCCGTGCGTTTACACCCTCAGGTCAAGGGCCGCCTCGAGGAGATCGAGCGTATCGTCATCACCACTCATGAATCGGCGATTCGCATCATCTCCAAGGAGGGCGAGTTGGCCAACCCGGCGGACCGTGACCACTGCCTGCAGTACATGGTGGCCGTGCCGTTGATCTTCGGCGATCTGACCGCCGAACACTACGAGGATGACTTTCATCGCCAGCATCCGCTGATCGATACGCTGCGCGACAAGATGGAGGTGAGAGAGGAGCCCCGCTACACCCAGGAGTATCTTGCCGCCGACAAGCGCTCAATCGCCAACGCCATCCAGGTTTACTTCGGCGACGGCAGCGCCACGGAGTGCATCGAAGTGGAGTATCCGCTTGGCCACCGCCGACGTCGCGACGAAGGCATTCCCATCCTCGAGGAGAAGTTTCGGCGCAACTTGGCCACGCGCTTCCCCGCCGGGCGCTGCGAGCGAATATTCTCGTTGTGCAGCGATCGGGCGCAGCTGGAAGCCACGCCGGTACATCGATTCGTCGACCTCTTCGTCATTTGA
- the prpF gene encoding 2-methylaconitate cis-trans isomerase PrpF: MAHVPQIKIPATYMRGGTSKGVFFRLEDLPEAARRPGPARDALLLRVIGSPDPYQKQIDGMGAATSSTSKTVILSKSESPDHDVDYLFGQVSIDKPFVDWSGNCGNLSAAVGPFAISNGLVDPSRIPENGIATVRIWQANIGKTIVSRVPITNGEVQETGDFELDGVTFPAAEVAVEFMDPADGEGAMFPTGNLVDELEVPGVGTLEATMINAGIPTVFVNAAAIGYSGTELQEAINGDTRALTMFESIRAHAAVRMGLIKEVSEAAERQHTPKVAFVAPPADYVASSGKAIMASDIDLVVRALSMGKLHHAMMGTAAVAIATAAAVPGTLVNLAAGGGERNSVHFGHPSGTLRVGAEASQSNDQWTATKAVMSRSARVLMEGWVRVPGDSF, from the coding sequence ATGGCCCACGTTCCTCAAATCAAGATTCCTGCCACCTACATGCGTGGCGGTACCAGTAAGGGCGTCTTCTTTCGTCTGGAGGATCTGCCCGAGGCGGCGCGCCGGCCCGGCCCGGCCCGTGACGCCTTGTTGCTGCGGGTGATCGGCAGCCCCGATCCCTACCAGAAGCAGATCGACGGCATGGGTGCAGCCACCTCCAGCACCAGCAAGACGGTGATCCTGTCGAAGAGCGAAAGTCCGGATCACGACGTCGACTATCTGTTCGGCCAGGTCTCCATCGACAAGCCCTTCGTCGACTGGAGCGGCAACTGCGGCAATCTCTCCGCCGCCGTCGGTCCCTTCGCCATCAGCAACGGCCTGGTGGATCCCTCGCGCATCCCCGAGAACGGCATCGCCACGGTGCGTATCTGGCAGGCCAATATCGGCAAGACCATCGTCTCACGAGTCCCGATCACTAACGGCGAGGTGCAGGAGACCGGCGACTTCGAGCTCGACGGCGTGACCTTCCCGGCCGCCGAGGTGGCGGTCGAGTTCATGGACCCGGCCGACGGCGAGGGCGCCATGTTCCCCACCGGCAACCTGGTCGACGAACTCGAGGTGCCGGGGGTGGGGACTCTCGAGGCCACCATGATCAATGCCGGTATTCCGACAGTGTTCGTCAATGCCGCGGCGATCGGCTATAGCGGCACCGAGCTGCAGGAGGCGATCAACGGCGATACCCGGGCGCTGACGATGTTCGAGTCGATTCGCGCCCATGCCGCGGTGCGCATGGGGCTGATCAAGGAGGTCAGCGAGGCGGCCGAGCGCCAGCACACGCCCAAGGTGGCCTTCGTCGCCCCGCCGGCCGACTATGTCGCCTCGAGCGGCAAGGCGATCATGGCCTCGGACATCGACCTTGTCGTGCGCGCGCTCTCCATGGGCAAGCTGCACCATGCCATGATGGGCACGGCAGCCGTGGCCATCGCCACGGCGGCGGCGGTGCCCGGCACCCTGGTCAACCTGGCGGCAGGCGGCGGCGAGCGCAACTCTGTGCACTTCGGCCATCCCTCCGGCACCCTGCGAGTGGGAGCGGAAGCCTCCCAGTCCAATGACCAGTGGACGGCAACCAAGGCGGTGATGAGCCGCAGCGCCCGGGTGTTGATGGAAGGGTGGGTGCGAGTGCCCGGCGATTCGTTCTAG
- the acnD gene encoding Fe/S-dependent 2-methylisocitrate dehydratase AcnD has translation MNTQYRKPLPGTALDYFDVREAVEAIQPGAYDTLPYTSRVLAEQLVRRCEPELLTDALKQLIERKRDLDFPWYPARVVCHDILGQTALVDLAGLRDAIAEKGGDPAKVNPVVPTQLIVDHSLAVECGGDDPDAFAKNRAIEDRRNEDRFHFIDWTRTAFENVDVIPAGNGIMHQINLEKMSPVIQARDGVAYPDTCVGTDSHTPHIDCLGVIAIGVGGLEAETVMLGRPSMMRLPDIIGVELTGKRQPGITATDIVLAITEFLRQERVVGAYLEFFGEGADSLTIGDRATISNMTPEYGATAAMFYIDQQTLDYLTITGREPEQVALVENYAKTVGLWADSLKNAEYERVLTFDLSSVERNLAGPSNPHRRLPTSALAERGIAVNLEQALAEERAGRMPDGAVIIAAITSCTNTSNPRNVVAAGLLAKKANELGLVRKPWVKSSFAPGSKVARLYLEEAGLLPELEKLGFGIVAYACTTCNGMSGALRPEIQQEIIDRDLYATAVLSGNRNFDGRIHPYAKQAFLASPPLVVAYAIAGTVRFDIEKDALGYDKAGNPVTLKELWPSDEEIDAIVDEYVKPEQFKQVYIPMFNLDEVEQAKSPLYEWRPQSTYIRRPPYWEGNMARERALKGMRPLAILPDNITTDHLSPSNAILLDSAAGEYLAKMGLPEEDFNSYATHRGDHLTAQRATLANPKLFNEMVRDEKGEVIQGSLARIEPEGKVTRMWEAIETYMERGQPLIVIAGADYGQGSSRDWAAKGVALAGVEAIVAEGFERIHRTNLVGMGVMPLQFQEGTTRHTLKLDGTETYDVEGKPAPRATLELVIHRKSGDVERVPVICRLDTAEEVTVYSAGGVLQRFAQDFLESEAVA, from the coding sequence ATGAATACTCAATATCGCAAACCGCTTCCCGGCACCGCGCTGGACTACTTCGACGTGCGTGAGGCCGTCGAGGCGATCCAGCCCGGAGCTTACGACACCCTTCCATATACCTCTCGCGTACTGGCCGAGCAGCTGGTCCGCCGCTGCGAGCCGGAACTGCTCACCGATGCGCTCAAGCAGCTGATCGAGCGCAAGCGCGACCTGGATTTCCCCTGGTACCCGGCGCGGGTGGTGTGCCATGACATCCTCGGCCAGACGGCGCTGGTCGACCTGGCCGGCCTGCGCGACGCCATCGCCGAGAAGGGTGGTGACCCGGCCAAGGTCAACCCGGTGGTGCCGACCCAGCTGATCGTCGACCACTCCCTGGCCGTGGAGTGCGGCGGCGACGACCCCGATGCCTTCGCCAAGAACCGGGCCATTGAGGATCGCCGTAACGAGGATCGCTTCCATTTCATCGACTGGACCCGCACCGCGTTCGAGAACGTCGACGTGATCCCCGCCGGCAACGGCATCATGCACCAGATCAACCTGGAAAAGATGTCGCCGGTGATCCAGGCCCGCGATGGTGTGGCTTATCCCGATACCTGCGTGGGCACCGACAGCCACACCCCGCATATCGACTGCCTGGGCGTCATCGCCATCGGCGTGGGCGGGCTCGAGGCCGAGACCGTGATGCTCGGGCGTCCCTCGATGATGCGCCTGCCCGACATCATCGGCGTCGAGCTGACCGGCAAGCGCCAGCCCGGCATCACCGCCACCGACATCGTGCTGGCGATCACCGAGTTCCTACGCCAGGAGCGGGTGGTGGGCGCCTACCTGGAGTTCTTCGGCGAAGGCGCCGATAGCCTCACCATCGGCGACCGCGCTACCATCTCCAACATGACGCCGGAGTACGGCGCCACCGCGGCGATGTTCTACATCGACCAGCAGACCCTCGACTACCTGACCATCACTGGCCGTGAGCCGGAGCAGGTGGCGTTGGTCGAGAACTATGCCAAGACCGTGGGGCTGTGGGCCGACAGCCTGAAGAATGCCGAGTACGAGCGCGTGCTCACCTTCGATCTCTCCAGCGTCGAGCGCAACCTGGCCGGGCCTTCCAACCCCCATCGTCGCCTGCCGACTTCGGCGCTGGCCGAGCGCGGCATCGCCGTGAACCTGGAGCAGGCCCTGGCCGAGGAGAGGGCCGGCAGGATGCCCGACGGCGCGGTGATCATCGCCGCCATCACCAGCTGTACCAATACCTCCAACCCGCGCAACGTCGTGGCGGCGGGGCTGCTGGCCAAGAAGGCCAACGAACTGGGCCTGGTACGCAAGCCCTGGGTAAAATCCTCCTTCGCCCCCGGGTCCAAGGTCGCGCGCCTTTATCTGGAGGAGGCCGGCCTGCTGCCCGAACTCGAGAAGCTCGGCTTCGGCATCGTCGCCTACGCCTGCACCACCTGCAACGGCATGTCCGGCGCGCTGCGCCCGGAGATCCAGCAGGAGATCATCGACCGCGACCTCTATGCCACCGCAGTGCTCTCCGGCAACCGCAACTTCGACGGGCGCATCCACCCCTACGCCAAGCAGGCCTTCCTGGCCTCGCCGCCGCTGGTGGTGGCCTACGCCATTGCCGGCACCGTGCGCTTCGACATCGAGAAGGACGCACTGGGCTACGACAAGGCCGGTAACCCCGTCACCCTCAAGGAGCTGTGGCCCAGCGACGAAGAGATCGATGCCATTGTCGACGAGTACGTGAAGCCGGAGCAGTTCAAGCAGGTCTACATCCCCATGTTCAACCTCGACGAGGTAGAACAGGCCAAGAGCCCGCTCTACGAATGGCGTCCGCAGAGTACCTATATTCGTCGTCCGCCCTATTGGGAGGGCAACATGGCGCGTGAGCGTGCGCTGAAGGGCATGCGGCCGCTGGCAATCCTGCCCGACAACATCACCACCGACCACCTGTCGCCCTCCAACGCCATTCTCCTGGACAGCGCGGCGGGCGAGTACCTGGCCAAGATGGGCTTGCCGGAGGAGGACTTCAACTCCTACGCCACCCACCGCGGCGACCACCTCACCGCCCAGCGCGCCACGCTGGCCAACCCCAAGCTGTTCAACGAGATGGTGCGGGACGAGAAGGGCGAGGTGATCCAGGGTTCGCTGGCGCGCATCGAGCCGGAAGGCAAGGTCACCCGCATGTGGGAGGCCATCGAGACCTACATGGAGCGCGGACAGCCGCTGATCGTCATCGCCGGGGCCGACTACGGCCAGGGCAGCTCGCGCGACTGGGCGGCCAAGGGCGTGGCGCTGGCCGGCGTGGAGGCCATCGTCGCCGAGGGCTTCGAGCGCATCCACCGCACCAACCTGGTGGGCATGGGTGTGATGCCGCTGCAGTTCCAGGAGGGCACCACGCGCCACACGCTCAAGCTCGACGGCACCGAGACCTATGACGTCGAAGGCAAGCCGGCGCCTCGGGCAACGCTCGAACTGGTCATTCACCGCAAGTCCGGTGACGTCGAGCGGGTACCGGTGATCTGCCGTCTGGATACCGCCGAGGAGGTTACGGTCTACTCCGCCGGTGGCGTGCTGCAGCGCTTCGCCCAGGACTTTCTCGAGTCCGAAGCGGTGGCCTGA
- the prpC gene encoding bifunctional 2-methylcitrate synthase/citrate synthase: protein MSDKPIGGAGLRGQSAGSTALCTVGKTGSGLTYRGFDIKELAEKARFEEVAYLLLKGKLPSQAELDAYVSKLKGLRGLPAALKAVLEQIPKDAHPMDVMRTGASMLGNLETEENFEQQQDVSDRLLAVLPSIICYWYRYSHDGVRIETETDDESVGAHFLHLLRGKAPSELHARVMNVSLILYAEHEFNASTFTARVCASTLSDMHSCVTGAIGSLRGPLHGGANEAAMAMIENWTSPEEAEQKIMGMLERKEKIMGFGHAIYRESDPRNAIIKEWSKKLAEDVGDTVLYPVSERVEAVMWREKKLFCNADFFHASAYHFMDIPTKLFTPIFVCSRVTGWCAHVFEQRANNRIIRPSADYIGPEKSQWVPIEERD, encoded by the coding sequence ATGTCAGACAAACCCATCGGTGGTGCCGGCCTGCGCGGCCAGAGCGCCGGGAGTACGGCCCTGTGTACCGTCGGCAAGACCGGTTCCGGCCTGACCTATCGCGGCTTCGACATCAAGGAACTGGCCGAGAAGGCGCGCTTCGAGGAAGTGGCCTATCTGCTGCTCAAGGGCAAGCTGCCCAGCCAGGCCGAGCTTGACGCCTACGTCAGCAAGCTCAAGGGACTGCGTGGCCTGCCGGCAGCGCTCAAGGCCGTGCTCGAACAGATCCCCAAGGACGCGCATCCGATGGATGTGATGCGTACCGGTGCCTCGATGCTCGGCAACCTCGAGACCGAGGAGAACTTCGAGCAGCAGCAAGACGTCTCCGACCGCCTGCTGGCGGTGCTGCCGTCGATCATCTGCTACTGGTATCGCTACAGCCATGACGGCGTGCGCATCGAGACCGAGACCGACGACGAGTCGGTAGGCGCTCACTTCCTGCACCTGCTACGTGGCAAGGCCCCCTCCGAGCTGCATGCCCGGGTGATGAATGTCTCGCTGATCCTGTATGCCGAGCACGAGTTCAACGCCTCGACCTTTACCGCCCGGGTGTGTGCATCGACGCTCTCCGACATGCACTCCTGCGTGACCGGTGCGATCGGTTCGCTGCGCGGCCCGCTGCATGGCGGCGCCAACGAAGCGGCCATGGCCATGATCGAGAACTGGACGTCGCCGGAAGAGGCCGAGCAAAAGATCATGGGCATGCTCGAGCGCAAGGAGAAGATCATGGGCTTCGGCCACGCGATCTATCGCGAGTCCGACCCGCGCAACGCCATCATCAAGGAGTGGTCGAAAAAACTCGCCGAGGACGTGGGCGACACCGTGCTCTATCCGGTTTCCGAGCGCGTCGAGGCGGTGATGTGGCGCGAGAAGAAGCTGTTCTGCAACGCCGACTTCTTCCACGCCAGCGCCTATCACTTCATGGACATTCCCACCAAGCTGTTCACGCCGATCTTCGTCTGTTCGCGCGTCACCGGCTGGTGTGCCCATGTCTTCGAGCAGCGCGCCAACAACCGTATCATTCGTCCCAGTGCCGACTACATCGGCCCCGAGAAGAGCCAGTGGGTACCGATCGAGGAGCGTGACTGA
- the prpB gene encoding methylisocitrate lyase encodes MTQPTPGARFRAALDANRPLPIVGTINAYTAMMAERVGHQAIYLSGGGVANASFGLPDLGMTTMNDVVEDAHRICGATDLPLLVDIDTGWGGAFNIARTVKEMQRAGVAAVHLEDQVAQKRCGHRPNKEIVSSQEMVDRIKAAADARIDPDFALIARTDAFQKEGLDAAIDRANACIEAGADAIFAEAVHTLDDYRAFCERVEAPILANITEFGATPLFSQEELAEVGCRMVLYPLSAFRAMNAAALKVYRSILENGHQRDVVELMQTRDELYDFLNYHAFEQKLDALFAEKGADT; translated from the coding sequence ATGACGCAACCCACGCCCGGCGCTCGCTTTCGTGCCGCCCTCGACGCCAACCGGCCGCTGCCCATCGTCGGTACCATCAATGCCTATACCGCGATGATGGCCGAGCGGGTCGGCCATCAGGCCATCTATCTTTCCGGCGGTGGGGTGGCCAATGCTTCCTTCGGCCTGCCCGACCTGGGCATGACCACCATGAACGATGTGGTCGAGGACGCTCATCGCATCTGCGGCGCCACCGACCTGCCGTTGCTGGTGGACATCGATACCGGCTGGGGCGGTGCGTTCAATATCGCGCGCACCGTCAAGGAGATGCAGCGTGCCGGCGTGGCGGCGGTTCACCTGGAGGATCAGGTGGCGCAGAAGCGCTGCGGGCACCGTCCCAACAAGGAGATCGTCTCCAGTCAGGAGATGGTCGATCGCATCAAGGCCGCCGCCGACGCACGCATCGACCCGGACTTCGCCCTGATCGCGCGTACAGACGCCTTCCAGAAAGAGGGGCTCGACGCCGCCATCGATCGTGCCAACGCCTGCATCGAGGCGGGCGCCGATGCGATCTTCGCCGAGGCGGTGCATACCCTGGACGATTACCGCGCCTTCTGTGAGCGGGTCGAGGCGCCGATCCTGGCCAACATCACCGAGTTCGGCGCCACCCCGCTGTTCAGCCAGGAGGAGCTCGCCGAGGTGGGCTGTCGCATGGTGCTCTATCCGCTGTCGGCCTTCCGCGCCATGAATGCGGCCGCGCTGAAGGTCTATCGCAGCATCCTGGAAAACGGCCATCAGCGCGACGTGGTCGAGCTGATGCAGACCCGCGACGAACTCTACGACTTCCTCAATTACCACGCCTTCGAGCAGAAGCTCGATGCGCTGTTTGCCGAGAAAGGCGCGGACACCTGA
- a CDS encoding GntR family transcriptional regulator, translating into MNSAAPEQTSPEVRTLAERVFHQLQDAIVRGELAPGSKITEPGLSKTYGISRGPLREAMRRLEAHRLIERVPHVGARVIKLSMKELLELFDVREALESMAARLAAEHMTREEIAGLREVLALHERQSDLQSGEAYYQREGDLDFHYRIVQGSHNRMLMTMLCDDLYYLVRLYRTQFSASGTRPQRAFVEHHRIVDAIEAGDAELAELLMRRHVSASRANVADRYAEILKEQAEATA; encoded by the coding sequence ATGAACTCAGCCGCTCCAGAACAAACCTCTCCGGAAGTTCGCACCCTGGCCGAACGCGTCTTTCACCAGCTTCAGGATGCCATCGTCCGCGGTGAGCTGGCGCCGGGCAGCAAGATCACCGAGCCGGGCCTGTCGAAGACCTACGGCATCTCTCGCGGCCCGCTGCGCGAGGCGATGCGTCGCCTGGAGGCTCATCGCCTGATCGAGCGCGTGCCTCACGTCGGGGCGCGGGTGATCAAGCTGTCGATGAAGGAACTGCTCGAGCTGTTCGACGTGCGCGAGGCGCTCGAGAGCATGGCCGCACGCCTGGCCGCCGAGCACATGACCCGCGAGGAGATCGCCGGCCTGCGCGAGGTGCTGGCGCTGCATGAGCGTCAATCGGATCTCCAGAGCGGTGAGGCCTACTACCAGCGCGAAGGCGATCTGGATTTCCATTATCGCATCGTGCAGGGCAGCCATAACCGCATGCTGATGACGATGCTGTGCGACGACCTCTATTACCTGGTGCGGCTCTATCGCACCCAGTTCAGTGCCAGCGGCACCCGGCCCCAGCGCGCCTTTGTCGAACACCACCGCATCGTCGATGCCATCGAGGCGGGGGATGCCGAGCTGGCCGAGCTGTTGATGCGCCGTCACGTCAGCGCCTCGCGGGCCAACGTGGCCGACCGCTACGCCGAGATTCTCAAGGAGCAGGCCGAGGCCACTGCCTGA
- the pabB gene encoding aminodeoxychorismate synthase component I produces MTERLQISSLPYREDPRAYFASLRQRPGAVLLDSGRPAAFGGRYDIISSDPVSLLSVDGQGNVRVDGALCEQRNPFVAQQALLESLSLEFPASHLPFLGGLIGYWGYDLGRALEPVGDASAPVVALPTSRTGLYDWALIQDHREKASWLVATHARREQVLGWLHQPAPPGADFQLLSPFAGEMDRAGYARRFAAVQAYIRAGDCYQINLAQRFSAPYRGDLWSAYLRLRQATPTPFAGYMAWPTERGEQAILSLSPERFLHCRADGHVETRPIKGTRPRGATPEQDRRLADELKASHKDRAENVMIVDLLRNDLGRVCRPGSVRVPQLCGLESYANVHHLVSIVCGELEAGRRPLDLLAAAFPGGSITGAPKVRAMQIIDELEPSRRSVYCGSLGFVDVRGNMDTSIAIRTAVADGERLHLWGGGGLVADSDVEAEYVETLDKIRHLMAALEGGKA; encoded by the coding sequence ATGACTGAAAGACTGCAAATCAGCTCGCTTCCCTATCGGGAGGACCCGCGCGCCTACTTCGCTTCCCTGCGCCAGCGCCCGGGAGCCGTCCTGCTCGATAGCGGCAGGCCCGCCGCCTTCGGCGGTCGTTACGACATTATCTCGAGCGACCCCGTGTCGCTGCTGAGCGTCGATGGGCAGGGCAACGTCAGGGTGGACGGCGCCCTATGCGAGCAGCGTAACCCCTTCGTCGCCCAGCAGGCGCTACTGGAGAGTCTCTCGCTCGAGTTCCCCGCCAGCCACCTGCCCTTCCTCGGCGGCCTGATCGGCTACTGGGGCTACGACCTGGGGCGGGCGCTCGAGCCGGTGGGGGACGCCTCGGCCCCCGTGGTGGCGCTACCGACCAGCCGCACCGGGCTCTACGACTGGGCCTTGATCCAGGACCATCGCGAGAAAGCGAGCTGGCTGGTAGCCACGCACGCGAGGCGCGAGCAGGTCCTGGGCTGGTTGCATCAGCCCGCTCCGCCAGGCGCCGATTTTCAGTTGCTCTCTCCCTTCGCCGGCGAAATGGATCGTGCCGGCTATGCCCGGCGCTTCGCCGCCGTCCAGGCATACATTCGCGCCGGCGACTGCTACCAGATCAACCTGGCGCAGCGCTTCAGCGCGCCCTACCGTGGCGACCTCTGGTCGGCCTACCTGCGCTTGCGCCAGGCGACACCGACCCCGTTTGCCGGCTACATGGCCTGGCCGACCGAGCGGGGCGAGCAGGCCATCCTGTCGCTCTCGCCCGAGCGTTTCCTGCACTGCCGAGCCGATGGACACGTCGAGACCCGACCGATCAAGGGCACGCGACCGCGCGGCGCCACGCCCGAGCAGGACCGACGCCTGGCCGATGAACTGAAAGCCAGCCACAAGGATCGTGCCGAGAACGTGATGATCGTCGACCTTCTGCGCAACGACCTGGGCCGCGTGTGCCGCCCAGGCAGTGTACGGGTACCCCAACTGTGCGGCCTGGAGAGCTACGCCAACGTGCATCACTTGGTCAGCATCGTATGCGGCGAACTGGAGGCGGGGCGGCGCCCGCTGGACCTGCTCGCGGCCGCCTTTCCCGGCGGCTCGATCACCGGCGCCCCAAAAGTGCGGGCAATGCAGATCATCGACGAGCTGGAACCGAGCCGACGCAGTGTCTACTGCGGCAGCCTGGGCTTCGTCGACGTGCGCGGCAACATGGACACCTCGATCGCCATTCGCACCGCGGTGGCCGATGGCGAACGCCTCCACCTATGGGGCGGCGGAGGGCTGGTAGCCGACTCCGATGTCGAGGCGGAGTACGTCGAGACGCTGGATAAGATTCGCCACCTCATGGCCGCTTTGGAAGGAGGCAAAGCATGA
- a CDS encoding phosphoadenosine phosphosulfate reductase family protein — translation MAELDAINQELGNDPDALIRWALAQGRKPIITTNFRPFEAVLLHMVTRHLPSIPVVWMDHGYNTEATYRFADALVERLDLNLITYLPKRTRAHREAVEGPMPGIDDPRHEAFTREVKLEPFERALREMAPDVWFTALRAEDTPERSRMQPVSKNADGLLKVSPVLHWSAKQMYQYLQQHDLPNEFDYFDPTKVEEKRECGLHLQH, via the coding sequence ATGGCTGAACTCGACGCTATCAATCAGGAACTTGGCAACGACCCGGATGCGCTGATCCGGTGGGCCCTGGCGCAAGGCCGCAAGCCCATCATCACGACCAACTTTCGCCCCTTCGAAGCCGTACTGCTGCACATGGTGACGCGCCATCTGCCTTCCATCCCGGTGGTGTGGATGGATCATGGCTACAACACGGAGGCGACGTATCGCTTCGCCGATGCACTGGTCGAGCGCCTCGACCTCAACCTGATCACCTATCTGCCGAAGCGCACCCGGGCTCACCGCGAGGCGGTGGAGGGCCCCATGCCGGGCATCGACGATCCGCGCCACGAGGCGTTCACACGTGAGGTCAAGCTGGAGCCGTTCGAACGGGCGCTGCGCGAGATGGCACCGGACGTCTGGTTCACCGCCCTGCGCGCCGAGGACACCCCCGAGCGATCACGCATGCAGCCGGTCAGCAAGAATGCCGATGGCCTGCTGAAGGTGTCCCCGGTTCTCCACTGGAGCGCCAAGCAGATGTACCAGTACCTGCAGCAGCATGACCTGCCCAACGAGTTCGATTACTTCGATCCCACCAAGGTGGAAGAGAAACGCGAGTGCGGGCTGCACCTGCAGCACTGA